A genomic window from Punica granatum isolate Tunisia-2019 chromosome 2, ASM765513v2, whole genome shotgun sequence includes:
- the LOC116197280 gene encoding TMV resistance protein N-like isoform X6, which produces MASDRHPRYRALAIAICATASVLVAAFLQARKRWQSGNSSRMNVNNSQQHQQEVEGSHNVPSSDSSDSDDPATGHEYEVFLSFRGTATRKTFTDYLYHSLIDAGVRTFRDNEELRVGEEIGPKLMESIQQTKIGIPIFSADYASSKWCLMEVVEMVKSMKESKQLIMPIFLDVTPGEVQHQTGSYAKPFSQHEKRFDREKVQAWRDGLKEVVKLKGLELNKVANGHQGEFIKLVVAKIIRELKKSYLEMGTVLVGIEDRAEELVKKLEVGIDYQVQVFGIWGMGGIGKTTLAKFVYNQIVDKFESNSFLKDIRETSRYPRGLQYLQSKLVSDVLELEQQDYATVEEGTNVLKETLSQKKVLILLDDVDHINQIKALAADVGWFGRGSRIIITTREKDVLEQFQVQDLYEVPLLDEGHALELFCMHAFRDKLPRPDLAEEALQIVNITGRLPLALEVMGSFLSVYGGRKDMWHATIEKLKFKLGMVDIQDKLKLSYESLEREQKEIFLDIACLFIGMDIRLVMPMWEDAKISPEVGIEILQLKSLIKIGEDNTIWMHDQLRDFGRSIVEQEDKEPGRRSRLWHCEVAFDVLVEKQGTSKVEAISLEGYHFMEEEDHLNDDMFRNLPRMRVLELAGARLDGNFRNLFRQLTWLSWHRENMSLPMNLVLRNLIVLDLSKSLIHDDWTGWSSIKFGSKLKVLNLRECQISRTPDFSAFPSLEILILESCMQLLYIDPSIGLLKNLILLNLRGCWGLEKLPEQLGSMESLVEFLIDSTGVKEIPISRGMKKLEVLSANSCRSLHEIPASVGSLMNLRKLSLKDSGLKELPDSIGQLTSLVELILSQTKIRSMPDFVGDLHDLELLKIDHTDITCLPGNLGSLKKLKVLDASWSSLERERAEIISNEILSLSSLRILKVRRVKSLPADMRALSCLQTLDLVRCRNLLTFPKLPSSLISLRVEAFSKLSSLNLANLVNLKELILFNDFELKELESISSLRKLEEMTLQSVKISTLPEDTELESLLELDISGCRSLKKLPNLSKLQRLKILMMAGCENITEIPGLEELSNLRALDIFQCKALKLPDLSKQQSNGLLLTRIPQSLIFYGPIHSNTPLTRPTGALFTWSNQIAQMQGDFQPDHANIPGHYAQLRIEQVVPHGGGRDGEVHEGEQTANHANIPGFQSVLPAREEVRSGEGPSVEGRAEGSCEAEGSGTI; this is translated from the exons ATGGCATCCGACAGACATCCTAGGTACCGTGCTTTGGCTATTGCAATCTGTGCGACAGCATCGGTCCTCGTGGCTGCTTTCCTTCAAGCTCGTAAGAGATGGCAAAGTGGCAACTCGAGCAGGATGAATGTGAACAATTCGCAG CAGCATCAGCAAGAGGTAGAGGGAAGCCACAATGTTCCATCATCCGACTCCTCAGACTCAGACGATCCAGCGACAGGCCATGAGTATGAAGTCTTCCTGAGCTTCAGGGGGACCGCCACCCGGAAGACATTCACAGACTACCTCTACCATAGCCTCATCGATGCTGGGGTCCGCACCTTCAGGGACAATGAAGAGCTCCGCGTAGGGGAGGAGATCGGCCCCAAGCTTATGGAATCAATCCAGCAGACAAAGATAGGGATCCCCATCTTCTCCGCAGATTACGCATCGAGCAAATGGTGCCTCATGGAGGTGGTGGAGATGGTGAAGTCCATGAAGGAGAGCAAACAGCTAATCATGCCAATATTCCTGGACGTTACGCCAGGTGAGGTCCAACACCAGACAGGGAGTTACGCCAAACCATTCTCTCAGCACGAGAAGAGGTTCGATCGGGAGAAGGTCCAAGCGTGGAGGGATGGGCTGAAGGAAGTTGTGAAATTGAAGGGTCTGGAACTTAATAAAGTGGCAAACGG ACATCAAGGTGAGTTCATAAAATTAGTTGTTGCAAAGATCATTAGAGAACTGAAGAAGTCTTACTTGGAAATGGGTACTGTCCTTGTTGGAATCGAGGATCGTGCGGAAGAACTTGTGAAAAAATTAGAAGTTGGCATAGACTATCAGGTTCAGGTATTCGGGATTTGGGGCATGGGCGGCATAGGGAAGACAACTCTAGCCAAGTTTGTCTACAACCAAATTGTAGACAAGTTTGAAAGTAATTCTTTCCTTAAAGATATCCGAGAAACATCCCGGTATCCCAGAGGCCTTCAATACTTACAAAGTAAATTGGTCTCCGACGTATTAGAGCTTGAGCAGCAGGACTATGCTACTGTAGAGGAAGGAACCAATGTGCTTAAGGAAACGCTTAGCCAAAAGAAAGTCCTGATTCTTCTCGATGATGTGGACCACATCAACCAGATTAAAGCTTTGGCAGCTGATGTTGGTTGGTTTGGCCGAGGAAGCAGGATCATCATCACTACCAGAGAAAAGGATGTCCTGGAACAATTTCAAGTGCAAGATTTGTATGAAGTCCCATTACTGGATGAAGGTCATGCTTTAGAGCTCTTCTGCATGCACGCATTCAGAGATAAGTTGCCCAGACCTGACTTGGCCGAAGAAGCATTGCAGATCGTGAACATAACTGGACGGCTTCCTCTGGCTCTTGAGGTTATGGGATCATTCTTATCTGTCTATGGTGGAAGGAAGGATATGTGGCATGCTACGATAGAGAAGTTGAAATTCAAGCTTGGCATGGTCGACATCCAAGATAAGTTGAAGCTAAGTTACGAGTCGTTGGAACGTGAGCAAAAGGAGATATTCCTTGACATTGCATGCCTTTTCATTGGAATGGACATCAGGCTAGTGATGCCCATGTGGGAAGATGCTAAAATTTCCCCAGAAGTGGGAATCGAGATCCTCCAACTAAAGTCGTTGATTAAAATCGGAGAGGACAATACGATATGGATGCACGATCAACTCAGAGATTTCGGTAGAAGCATTGTTGAACAAGAAGACAAAGAACCAGGACGGCGGAGTAGGCTGTGGCACTGTGAAGTTGCATTTGATGTATTAGTGGAAAAACAG GGAACATCAAAAGTGGAAGCCATCAGTCTAGAAGGATATCATTTCATGGAGGAAGAAGATCATCTTAATGATGACATGTTTAGGAATCTTCCAAGGATGAGAGTTCTTGAACTCGCCGGCGCTAGACTTGATGGGAACTTTCGAAATCTTTTCCGCCAGCTGACATGGTTGAGTTGGCACAGAGAGAACATGTCTCTGCCGATGAATTTAGTTTTGAGGAACTTAATTGTTCTCGATCTGTCAAAGAGCTTAATTCATGATGATTGGACCGGTTGGAGCTCGATCAAG TTCGGGTCGAAGCTCAAAGTTCTCAATCTAAGAGAGTGCCAAATAAGCAGAACTCCTGACTTCTCAGCATTTCCGAGCTTGGAAATCTTGATTCTCGAGTCCTGCATGCAGTTGCTTTACATTGATCCGTCAATAGGGCTTCTAAAGAACCTGATCCTCCTAAATTTGAGGGGTTGTTGGGGACTGGAGAAGTTGCCGGAACAATTGGGTTCCATGGAGTCACTAGTCGAGTTTCTCATTGATAGTACAGGGGTCAAAGAAATACCAATATCTAGAGGTATGAAGAAGCTCGAAGTTTTATCTGCAAATAGTTGTAGATCTCTCCATGAAATTCCCGCATCTGTCGGATCCCTCATGAACTTGAGGAAACTATCATTAAAAGATTCTGGCCTAAAGGAACTTCCAGACTCCATTGGGCAGTTAACCTCATTGGTTGAATTGATCTTGTCGCAAACTAAAATCAGAAGTATGCCCGATTTTGTTGGAGATCTACATGATCTGGAATTGCTCAAGATCGATCACACGGATATCACTTGTTTACCAGGTAACCTGGGAAGCTTGAAGAAGCTCAAAGTGCTGGACGCCTCTTGGTCTTCACTGGAGCGAGAAAGAGCCGAAATAATTTCCAATGAAATTCTGAGTCTATCCTCTTTGAGGATCTTGAAAGTTCGCAGGGTAAAGAGCCTCCCGGCAGATATGAGGGCTCTCTCATGCCTACAGACCCTTGATTTAGTTCGCTGCCGCAATCTTCTGACCTTCCCCAAGCTTCCATCTAGCTTAATTAGTCTAAGAGTTGAAGCCTTTTCAAAACTGAGTTCCCTGAACCTTGCAAACTTGGTTAATCTGAAAGAACTGATTTTGTTTAATGATTTCGAGCTCAAGGAGCTGGAAAGCATCTCCAGCCTGAGGAAACTCGAGGAAATGACTTTGCAGTCAGTGAAGATATCTACCTTACCGGAAGATACAG AATTGGAGTCACTGCTGGAGTTGGACATCAGTGGGTGCAGATCGCTCAAGAAGTTACCAAACCTATCGAAGTTGCAGAGGCTGAAGATCTTAATGATGGCAGGTTGTGAGAACATCACGGAAATTCCAGGACTCGAGGAACTGAGTAATCTGAGGGCGTTGGACATCTTTCAATGCAAGGCACTTAAGTTACCCGATCTTTCAAAGCAGCAGAGTAATGGGCTGTTACTAACGAGAATT
- the LOC116197280 gene encoding TMV resistance protein N-like isoform X2, whose protein sequence is MASDRHPRYRALAIAICATASVLVAAFLQARKRWQSGNSSRMNVNNSQHQQEVEGSHNVPSSDSSDSDDPATGHEYEVFLSFRGTATRKTFTDYLYHSLIDAGVRTFRDNEELRVGEEIGPKLMESIQQTKIGIPIFSADYASSKWCLMEVVEMVKSMKESKQLIMPIFLDVTPGEVQHQTGSYAKPFSQHEKRFDREKVQAWRDGLKEVVKLKGLELNKVANGHQGEFIKLVVAKIIRELKKSYLEMGTVLVGIEDRAEELVKKLEVGIDYQVQVFGIWGMGGIGKTTLAKFVYNQIVDKFESNSFLKDIRETSRYPRGLQYLQSKLVSDVLELEQQDYATVEEGTNVLKETLSQKKVLILLDDVDHINQIKALAADVGWFGRGSRIIITTREKDVLEQFQVQDLYEVPLLDEGHALELFCMHAFRDKLPRPDLAEEALQIVNITGRLPLALEVMGSFLSVYGGRKDMWHATIEKLKFKLGMVDIQDKLKLSYESLEREQKEIFLDIACLFIGMDIRLVMPMWEDAKISPEVGIEILQLKSLIKIGEDNTIWMHDQLRDFGRSIVEQEDKEPGRRSRLWHCEVAFDVLVEKQGTSKVEAISLEGYHFMEEEDHLNDDMFRNLPRMRVLELAGARLDGNFRNLFRQLTWLSWHRENMSLPMNLVLRNLIVLDLSKSLIHDDWTGWSSIKFGSKLKVLNLRECQISRTPDFSAFPSLEILILESCMQLLYIDPSIGLLKNLILLNLRGCWGLEKLPEQLGSMESLVEFLIDSTGVKEIPISRGMKKLEVLSANSCRSLHEIPASVGSLMNLRKLSLKDSGLKELPDSIGQLTSLVELILSQTKIRSMPDFVGDLHDLELLKIDHTDITCLPGNLGSLKKLKVLDASWSSLERERAEIISNEILSLSSLRILKVRRVKSLPADMRALSCLQTLDLVRCRNLLTFPKLPSSLISLRVEAFSKLSSLNLANLVNLKELILFNDFELKELESISSLRKLEEMTLQSVKISTLPEDTGAFLHRLKELDIRFCLELKSLPALPSSLLVLRITACDSLERLPDMSNLKNLSMLEVMNCGNLREIEGLGNLLSLKYLNTDSCPLTELDGLESERLKSLTALSAAWSQVERLPDLSKLKNLKSLSVPFSGKLVEIQGLSSLHSLRMLSMACCTSLKCLPVLPNSLEQLCLTGCEQFSEIDAIAELESLLELDISGCRSLKKLPNLSKLQRLKILMMAGCENITEIPGLEELSNLRALDIFQCKALKLPDLSKQQSNGLLLTRIPQSLIFYGPIHSNTPLTRPTGALFTWSNQIAQMQGDFQPDHANIPGHYAQLRIEQVVPHGGGRDGEVHEGEQTANHANIPGFQSVLPAREEVRSGEGPSVEGRAEGSCEAEGSGTI, encoded by the exons ATGGCATCCGACAGACATCCTAGGTACCGTGCTTTGGCTATTGCAATCTGTGCGACAGCATCGGTCCTCGTGGCTGCTTTCCTTCAAGCTCGTAAGAGATGGCAAAGTGGCAACTCGAGCAGGATGAATGTGAACAATTCGCAG CATCAGCAAGAGGTAGAGGGAAGCCACAATGTTCCATCATCCGACTCCTCAGACTCAGACGATCCAGCGACAGGCCATGAGTATGAAGTCTTCCTGAGCTTCAGGGGGACCGCCACCCGGAAGACATTCACAGACTACCTCTACCATAGCCTCATCGATGCTGGGGTCCGCACCTTCAGGGACAATGAAGAGCTCCGCGTAGGGGAGGAGATCGGCCCCAAGCTTATGGAATCAATCCAGCAGACAAAGATAGGGATCCCCATCTTCTCCGCAGATTACGCATCGAGCAAATGGTGCCTCATGGAGGTGGTGGAGATGGTGAAGTCCATGAAGGAGAGCAAACAGCTAATCATGCCAATATTCCTGGACGTTACGCCAGGTGAGGTCCAACACCAGACAGGGAGTTACGCCAAACCATTCTCTCAGCACGAGAAGAGGTTCGATCGGGAGAAGGTCCAAGCGTGGAGGGATGGGCTGAAGGAAGTTGTGAAATTGAAGGGTCTGGAACTTAATAAAGTGGCAAACGG ACATCAAGGTGAGTTCATAAAATTAGTTGTTGCAAAGATCATTAGAGAACTGAAGAAGTCTTACTTGGAAATGGGTACTGTCCTTGTTGGAATCGAGGATCGTGCGGAAGAACTTGTGAAAAAATTAGAAGTTGGCATAGACTATCAGGTTCAGGTATTCGGGATTTGGGGCATGGGCGGCATAGGGAAGACAACTCTAGCCAAGTTTGTCTACAACCAAATTGTAGACAAGTTTGAAAGTAATTCTTTCCTTAAAGATATCCGAGAAACATCCCGGTATCCCAGAGGCCTTCAATACTTACAAAGTAAATTGGTCTCCGACGTATTAGAGCTTGAGCAGCAGGACTATGCTACTGTAGAGGAAGGAACCAATGTGCTTAAGGAAACGCTTAGCCAAAAGAAAGTCCTGATTCTTCTCGATGATGTGGACCACATCAACCAGATTAAAGCTTTGGCAGCTGATGTTGGTTGGTTTGGCCGAGGAAGCAGGATCATCATCACTACCAGAGAAAAGGATGTCCTGGAACAATTTCAAGTGCAAGATTTGTATGAAGTCCCATTACTGGATGAAGGTCATGCTTTAGAGCTCTTCTGCATGCACGCATTCAGAGATAAGTTGCCCAGACCTGACTTGGCCGAAGAAGCATTGCAGATCGTGAACATAACTGGACGGCTTCCTCTGGCTCTTGAGGTTATGGGATCATTCTTATCTGTCTATGGTGGAAGGAAGGATATGTGGCATGCTACGATAGAGAAGTTGAAATTCAAGCTTGGCATGGTCGACATCCAAGATAAGTTGAAGCTAAGTTACGAGTCGTTGGAACGTGAGCAAAAGGAGATATTCCTTGACATTGCATGCCTTTTCATTGGAATGGACATCAGGCTAGTGATGCCCATGTGGGAAGATGCTAAAATTTCCCCAGAAGTGGGAATCGAGATCCTCCAACTAAAGTCGTTGATTAAAATCGGAGAGGACAATACGATATGGATGCACGATCAACTCAGAGATTTCGGTAGAAGCATTGTTGAACAAGAAGACAAAGAACCAGGACGGCGGAGTAGGCTGTGGCACTGTGAAGTTGCATTTGATGTATTAGTGGAAAAACAG GGAACATCAAAAGTGGAAGCCATCAGTCTAGAAGGATATCATTTCATGGAGGAAGAAGATCATCTTAATGATGACATGTTTAGGAATCTTCCAAGGATGAGAGTTCTTGAACTCGCCGGCGCTAGACTTGATGGGAACTTTCGAAATCTTTTCCGCCAGCTGACATGGTTGAGTTGGCACAGAGAGAACATGTCTCTGCCGATGAATTTAGTTTTGAGGAACTTAATTGTTCTCGATCTGTCAAAGAGCTTAATTCATGATGATTGGACCGGTTGGAGCTCGATCAAG TTCGGGTCGAAGCTCAAAGTTCTCAATCTAAGAGAGTGCCAAATAAGCAGAACTCCTGACTTCTCAGCATTTCCGAGCTTGGAAATCTTGATTCTCGAGTCCTGCATGCAGTTGCTTTACATTGATCCGTCAATAGGGCTTCTAAAGAACCTGATCCTCCTAAATTTGAGGGGTTGTTGGGGACTGGAGAAGTTGCCGGAACAATTGGGTTCCATGGAGTCACTAGTCGAGTTTCTCATTGATAGTACAGGGGTCAAAGAAATACCAATATCTAGAGGTATGAAGAAGCTCGAAGTTTTATCTGCAAATAGTTGTAGATCTCTCCATGAAATTCCCGCATCTGTCGGATCCCTCATGAACTTGAGGAAACTATCATTAAAAGATTCTGGCCTAAAGGAACTTCCAGACTCCATTGGGCAGTTAACCTCATTGGTTGAATTGATCTTGTCGCAAACTAAAATCAGAAGTATGCCCGATTTTGTTGGAGATCTACATGATCTGGAATTGCTCAAGATCGATCACACGGATATCACTTGTTTACCAGGTAACCTGGGAAGCTTGAAGAAGCTCAAAGTGCTGGACGCCTCTTGGTCTTCACTGGAGCGAGAAAGAGCCGAAATAATTTCCAATGAAATTCTGAGTCTATCCTCTTTGAGGATCTTGAAAGTTCGCAGGGTAAAGAGCCTCCCGGCAGATATGAGGGCTCTCTCATGCCTACAGACCCTTGATTTAGTTCGCTGCCGCAATCTTCTGACCTTCCCCAAGCTTCCATCTAGCTTAATTAGTCTAAGAGTTGAAGCCTTTTCAAAACTGAGTTCCCTGAACCTTGCAAACTTGGTTAATCTGAAAGAACTGATTTTGTTTAATGATTTCGAGCTCAAGGAGCTGGAAAGCATCTCCAGCCTGAGGAAACTCGAGGAAATGACTTTGCAGTCAGTGAAGATATCTACCTTACCGGAAGATACAGGTGCATTTCTCCATCGTCTTAAAGAGCTCGATATTCGTTTTTGTCTTGAACTAAAAAGCCTCCCCGCTCTTCCCTCAAGTCTGTTAGTTTTGAGAATTACAGCCTGTGACTCACTTGAGAGATTGCCAGACATGTCAAACTTGAAGAATTTGTCGATGTTAGAGGTTATGAATTGCGGCAATCTCAGGGAAATTGAAGGCCTTGGCAATCTCCTGTCCCTGAAGTATCTGAATACAGATTCCTGCCCCTTAACTGAGCTGGACGGTCTGGAGTCGGAGAGGCTCAAGTCTTTAACTGCTTTATCTGCCGCTTGGTCTCAAGTTGAGAGACTTCCCGACTTATCCAAGTTGAAGAACTTGAAGTCCCTAAGTGTACCGTTTAGCGGTAAGCTAGTTGAGATCCAAGGTCTCAGCAGTTTGCACAGCCTGAGAATGTTATCGATGGCCTGTTGCACATCGCTCAAATGCTTGCCAGTGCTTCCAAACTCTTTGGAGCAATTATGCCTTACAGGTTGCGAGCAATTTAGTGAAATTGATGCGATTGCAGAATTGGAGTCACTGCTGGAGTTGGACATCAGTGGGTGCAGATCGCTCAAGAAGTTACCAAACCTATCGAAGTTGCAGAGGCTGAAGATCTTAATGATGGCAGGTTGTGAGAACATCACGGAAATTCCAGGACTCGAGGAACTGAGTAATCTGAGGGCGTTGGACATCTTTCAATGCAAGGCACTTAAGTTACCCGATCTTTCAAAGCAGCAGAGTAATGGGCTGTTACTAACGAGAATT
- the LOC116197280 gene encoding TMV resistance protein N-like isoform X4, translating into MASDRHPRYRALAIAICATASVLVAAFLQARKRWQSGNSSRMNVNNSQQHQQEVEGSHNVPSSDSSDSDDPATGHEYEVFLSFRGTATRKTFTDYLYHSLIDAGVRTFRDNEELRVGEEIGPKLMESIQQTKIGIPIFSADYASSKWCLMEVVEMVKSMKESKQLIMPIFLDVTPGEVQHQTGSYAKPFSQHEKRFDREKVQAWRDGLKEVVKLKGLELNKVANGHQGEFIKLVVAKIIRELKKSYLEMGTVLVGIEDRAEELVKKLEVGIDYQVQVFGIWGMGGIGKTTLAKFVYNQIVDKFESNSFLKDIRETSRYPRGLQYLQSKLVSDVLELEQQDYATVEEGTNVLKETLSQKKVLILLDDVDHINQIKALAADVGWFGRGSRIIITTREKDVLEQFQVQDLYEVPLLDEGHALELFCMHAFRDKLPRPDLAEEALQIVNITGRLPLALEVMGSFLSVYGGRKDMWHATIEKLKFKLGMVDIQDKLKLSYESLEREQKEIFLDIACLFIGMDIRLVMPMWEDAKISPEVGIEILQLKSLIKIGEDNTIWMHDQLRDFGRSIVEQEDKEPGRRSRLWHCEVAFDVLVEKQGTSKVEAISLEGYHFMEEEDHLNDDMFRNLPRMRVLELAGARLDGNFRNLFRQLTWLSWHRENMSLPMNLVLRNLIVLDLSKSLIHDDWTGWSSIKFGSKLKVLNLRECQISRTPDFSAFPSLEILILESCMQLLYIDPSIGLLKNLILLNLRGCWGLEKLPEQLGSMESLVEFLIDSTGVKEIPISRGMKKLEVLSANSCRSLHEIPASVGSLMNLRKLSLKDSGLKELPDSIGQLTSLVELILSQTKIRSMPDFVGDLHDLELLKIDHTDITCLPGNLGSLKKLKVLDASWSSLERERAEIISNEILSLSSLRILKVRRVKSLPADMRALSCLQTLDLVRCRNLLTFPKLPSSLISLRVEAFSKLSSLNLANLVNLKELILFNDFELKELESISSLRKLEEMTLQSVKISTLPEDTGAFLHRLKELDIRFCLELKSLPALPSSLLVLRITACDSLERLPDMSNLKNLSMLEVMNCGNLREIEGLGNLLSLKYLNTDSCPLTELDGLESERLKSLTALSAAWSQVERLPDLSKLKNLKSLSVPFSELESLLELDISGCRSLKKLPNLSKLQRLKILMMAGCENITEIPGLEELSNLRALDIFQCKALKLPDLSKQQSNGLLLTRIPQSLIFYGPIHSNTPLTRPTGALFTWSNQIAQMQGDFQPDHANIPGHYAQLRIEQVVPHGGGRDGEVHEGEQTANHANIPGFQSVLPAREEVRSGEGPSVEGRAEGSCEAEGSGTI; encoded by the exons ATGGCATCCGACAGACATCCTAGGTACCGTGCTTTGGCTATTGCAATCTGTGCGACAGCATCGGTCCTCGTGGCTGCTTTCCTTCAAGCTCGTAAGAGATGGCAAAGTGGCAACTCGAGCAGGATGAATGTGAACAATTCGCAG CAGCATCAGCAAGAGGTAGAGGGAAGCCACAATGTTCCATCATCCGACTCCTCAGACTCAGACGATCCAGCGACAGGCCATGAGTATGAAGTCTTCCTGAGCTTCAGGGGGACCGCCACCCGGAAGACATTCACAGACTACCTCTACCATAGCCTCATCGATGCTGGGGTCCGCACCTTCAGGGACAATGAAGAGCTCCGCGTAGGGGAGGAGATCGGCCCCAAGCTTATGGAATCAATCCAGCAGACAAAGATAGGGATCCCCATCTTCTCCGCAGATTACGCATCGAGCAAATGGTGCCTCATGGAGGTGGTGGAGATGGTGAAGTCCATGAAGGAGAGCAAACAGCTAATCATGCCAATATTCCTGGACGTTACGCCAGGTGAGGTCCAACACCAGACAGGGAGTTACGCCAAACCATTCTCTCAGCACGAGAAGAGGTTCGATCGGGAGAAGGTCCAAGCGTGGAGGGATGGGCTGAAGGAAGTTGTGAAATTGAAGGGTCTGGAACTTAATAAAGTGGCAAACGG ACATCAAGGTGAGTTCATAAAATTAGTTGTTGCAAAGATCATTAGAGAACTGAAGAAGTCTTACTTGGAAATGGGTACTGTCCTTGTTGGAATCGAGGATCGTGCGGAAGAACTTGTGAAAAAATTAGAAGTTGGCATAGACTATCAGGTTCAGGTATTCGGGATTTGGGGCATGGGCGGCATAGGGAAGACAACTCTAGCCAAGTTTGTCTACAACCAAATTGTAGACAAGTTTGAAAGTAATTCTTTCCTTAAAGATATCCGAGAAACATCCCGGTATCCCAGAGGCCTTCAATACTTACAAAGTAAATTGGTCTCCGACGTATTAGAGCTTGAGCAGCAGGACTATGCTACTGTAGAGGAAGGAACCAATGTGCTTAAGGAAACGCTTAGCCAAAAGAAAGTCCTGATTCTTCTCGATGATGTGGACCACATCAACCAGATTAAAGCTTTGGCAGCTGATGTTGGTTGGTTTGGCCGAGGAAGCAGGATCATCATCACTACCAGAGAAAAGGATGTCCTGGAACAATTTCAAGTGCAAGATTTGTATGAAGTCCCATTACTGGATGAAGGTCATGCTTTAGAGCTCTTCTGCATGCACGCATTCAGAGATAAGTTGCCCAGACCTGACTTGGCCGAAGAAGCATTGCAGATCGTGAACATAACTGGACGGCTTCCTCTGGCTCTTGAGGTTATGGGATCATTCTTATCTGTCTATGGTGGAAGGAAGGATATGTGGCATGCTACGATAGAGAAGTTGAAATTCAAGCTTGGCATGGTCGACATCCAAGATAAGTTGAAGCTAAGTTACGAGTCGTTGGAACGTGAGCAAAAGGAGATATTCCTTGACATTGCATGCCTTTTCATTGGAATGGACATCAGGCTAGTGATGCCCATGTGGGAAGATGCTAAAATTTCCCCAGAAGTGGGAATCGAGATCCTCCAACTAAAGTCGTTGATTAAAATCGGAGAGGACAATACGATATGGATGCACGATCAACTCAGAGATTTCGGTAGAAGCATTGTTGAACAAGAAGACAAAGAACCAGGACGGCGGAGTAGGCTGTGGCACTGTGAAGTTGCATTTGATGTATTAGTGGAAAAACAG GGAACATCAAAAGTGGAAGCCATCAGTCTAGAAGGATATCATTTCATGGAGGAAGAAGATCATCTTAATGATGACATGTTTAGGAATCTTCCAAGGATGAGAGTTCTTGAACTCGCCGGCGCTAGACTTGATGGGAACTTTCGAAATCTTTTCCGCCAGCTGACATGGTTGAGTTGGCACAGAGAGAACATGTCTCTGCCGATGAATTTAGTTTTGAGGAACTTAATTGTTCTCGATCTGTCAAAGAGCTTAATTCATGATGATTGGACCGGTTGGAGCTCGATCAAG TTCGGGTCGAAGCTCAAAGTTCTCAATCTAAGAGAGTGCCAAATAAGCAGAACTCCTGACTTCTCAGCATTTCCGAGCTTGGAAATCTTGATTCTCGAGTCCTGCATGCAGTTGCTTTACATTGATCCGTCAATAGGGCTTCTAAAGAACCTGATCCTCCTAAATTTGAGGGGTTGTTGGGGACTGGAGAAGTTGCCGGAACAATTGGGTTCCATGGAGTCACTAGTCGAGTTTCTCATTGATAGTACAGGGGTCAAAGAAATACCAATATCTAGAGGTATGAAGAAGCTCGAAGTTTTATCTGCAAATAGTTGTAGATCTCTCCATGAAATTCCCGCATCTGTCGGATCCCTCATGAACTTGAGGAAACTATCATTAAAAGATTCTGGCCTAAAGGAACTTCCAGACTCCATTGGGCAGTTAACCTCATTGGTTGAATTGATCTTGTCGCAAACTAAAATCAGAAGTATGCCCGATTTTGTTGGAGATCTACATGATCTGGAATTGCTCAAGATCGATCACACGGATATCACTTGTTTACCAGGTAACCTGGGAAGCTTGAAGAAGCTCAAAGTGCTGGACGCCTCTTGGTCTTCACTGGAGCGAGAAAGAGCCGAAATAATTTCCAATGAAATTCTGAGTCTATCCTCTTTGAGGATCTTGAAAGTTCGCAGGGTAAAGAGCCTCCCGGCAGATATGAGGGCTCTCTCATGCCTACAGACCCTTGATTTAGTTCGCTGCCGCAATCTTCTGACCTTCCCCAAGCTTCCATCTAGCTTAATTAGTCTAAGAGTTGAAGCCTTTTCAAAACTGAGTTCCCTGAACCTTGCAAACTTGGTTAATCTGAAAGAACTGATTTTGTTTAATGATTTCGAGCTCAAGGAGCTGGAAAGCATCTCCAGCCTGAGGAAACTCGAGGAAATGACTTTGCAGTCAGTGAAGATATCTACCTTACCGGAAGATACAGGTGCATTTCTCCATCGTCTTAAAGAGCTCGATATTCGTTTTTGTCTTGAACTAAAAAGCCTCCCCGCTCTTCCCTCAAGTCTGTTAGTTTTGAGAATTACAGCCTGTGACTCACTTGAGAGATTGCCAGACATGTCAAACTTGAAGAATTTGTCGATGTTAGAGGTTATGAATTGCGGCAATCTCAGGGAAATTGAAGGCCTTGGCAATCTCCTGTCCCTGAAGTATCTGAATACAGATTCCTGCCCCTTAACTGAGCTGGACGGTCTGGAGTCGGAGAGGCTCAAGTCTTTAACTGCTTTATCTGCCGCTTGGTCTCAAGTTGAGAGACTTCCCGACTTATCCAAGTTGAAGAACTTGAAGTCCCTAAGTGTACCGTTTAGCG AATTGGAGTCACTGCTGGAGTTGGACATCAGTGGGTGCAGATCGCTCAAGAAGTTACCAAACCTATCGAAGTTGCAGAGGCTGAAGATCTTAATGATGGCAGGTTGTGAGAACATCACGGAAATTCCAGGACTCGAGGAACTGAGTAATCTGAGGGCGTTGGACATCTTTCAATGCAAGGCACTTAAGTTACCCGATCTTTCAAAGCAGCAGAGTAATGGGCTGTTACTAACGAGAATT